A single genomic interval of Helianthus annuus cultivar XRQ/B chromosome 13, HanXRQr2.0-SUNRISE, whole genome shotgun sequence harbors:
- the LOC110898384 gene encoding poly [ADP-ribose] polymerase tankyrase yields the protein MAVPGRHNGMMDGDDDEDGILFVEEGALPDNDFEDTPPHLRDLAAAAVHGDVDALRQALDNLDGSIDEPVEDGDTALHLTCLYGHLSCVQLLLERGASVEAKDEDGGIPLHDACAGGFMEIVQLLIGKADSPECLKRMLETVDVEGDTPLHHAARGEHKEIVQLLLSLGASISKTNVYGKTPGELAEPNTETWAILEAAARTSAVAAQV from the exons ATGGCTGTTCCGGGCAGACACAACGGCATGATGGACGGTGACGACGATGAAGACGGAATCCTTTTCGTAGAAGAAGGAGCCTTGCCGGATAATGACTTTGAAGACACCCCTCCCCACCTCCGCGACCTCGCCGCCGCCGCCGTCCACGGAGATGTTGACGCACTCCGTCAAGCCCTAG ATAATTTGGATGGCAGCATCGATGAGCCAGTTGAGGATGGAGATACTGCACTTCATCTCACCTGTCTCTATGGGCATCTGTCCTGTGTCCag CTATTGCTGGAAAGGGGAGCTTCAGTGGAGGCTAAGGATGAAGATGGCGGTATTCCTCTGCATGATGCTTGTGCTGGAG GATTTATGGAAATAGTCCAACTCTTGATTGGTAAAGCCGATTCTCCAGAATGCTTGAAAAGAATGCTTGAAACAGTTGATGTAGAGGGCGACACT CCTCTTCACCATGCGGCTAGAGGGGAACACAAGGAAATCGTTCAACTTTTACTTTCACTGGGGGCATCGATTAGTAAAACAAATGTGTATGGAAAG ACCCCGGGAGAGCTAGCAGAACCCAATACAGAAACTTGGGCGATCTTAGAAGCTGCAGCTAGAACGAGTGCAGTTGCAGCTCAGGTTTAA
- the LOC110898385 gene encoding ras-related protein RABC2a, whose translation MSSSSGHYDLSFKILLIGDSGVGKSSLLVSFISNTVDDLAPTIGVDFKIKLFTVSGKRLKLTIWDTAGQERFRTLTSSYYRGAQGIILVYDVTRRETFTNLSEIWAKEVDLYSTNQDCVKMLVGNKVDKDSERFVSREEGAALAKELGCLFLECSARTQENVHQCFEELAQKIMEVPSLLEEGSTVVKNVMKQKPEHQARTSSSGCCS comes from the exons ATGAGTTCGTCGTCCGGTCACTACGATCTGTCGTTTAAGATATTATTGATAGGAGATTCTGGTGTCGGTAAAAGCAGTCTTCTCGTCAGTTTCATTTCCAACACCGTCGACGATCTAGCTCCTACTATTG GTGTTGACTTCAAAATAAAGTTGTTTACAGTTAGCGGGAAAAGATTAAAACTTACAATATGGGACACAG CTGGACAGGAGAGATTTAGAACATTGACCAGCTCGTACTACAGAGGTGCCCAAGGAATTATTCTTG TGTATGATGTTACAAGGAGAGAAACATTCACAAACTTGTCTGAAATATGGGCCAAAGAAGTGGATCTTTACTCCACTAATCAAGACTGTGTGAAGATGCTTGTTGGAAATAAAGTTGACAAA GACTCGGAAAGGTTTGTAAGCAGGGAAGAAGGTGCTGCTCTTGCAAAAGAGCTTGGTTGTTTGTTTCTTGAATGTAGTGCTAGAACTCAAGAAAATGTACATCAATGTTTTGAAGAGCTTGCACAAAAG ATAATGGAGGTCCCGAGTCTTCTAGAAGAAGGGTCTACGGTTGTGAAGAATGTAATGAAGCAGAAACCAGAGCACCAGGCTAGAACATCTAGCAGTGGTTGTTGCTCATAA